Genomic DNA from Alicyclobacillus fastidiosus:
AGTTTTGACGTGTGGCACGCTGAGCTTCCACGCATTGAAATCTACGGGACAGAAGGGACGATCAGCGTGCCGGACCCGAATACGTTCGGCGGCCCTGTCCGGGTTCGTCGCTATGACGCCAACGAGTGGACAGAGATGCCTCTGACGCACGGTTTCTCCGAGAACAGTCGCGGATTGGCTGTCGCTGATATGGCAGACGCCATCATGCAGGATCGTCCGCACCGCGCAAGTCTGGAACAGGGGCTGCACGTGCTCGAAATGATGGAGGGATTTCACACGGCGTCGACAGAGAACCGACATGTCGAGCTGGCGCACCAATGTCAGCGACCGGAGCCATTGCCAGTAGGCTTCTCCCTCGACCAGTTCTTTTCTTCTGGCAAAGTTGCTATACTTTCTTGAAGATTTAGTGGGATGATCGCACCGTGTCCAAGGACAGGAGTGGCAGACATAGAGAACACGCGATAGAGGAGATTGACGAATGTGACCCGAACTGCGGACCCGGCGTACATGAAGGAAATCAACAAGTCCATCGTCATCAACAAAATTCGGTTTCACAGCCCGATCTCAAGAACGCAAATTTCTGTGGATACGGGGCTGAACAAGGCGACGGTGTCTGCCTTAATCGATGAACTGATGCAGGAAGGCCTCGTCTTGGAGATCGGTCAGGGGCAATCACGAGTCGGTCGGCGCCCGATCATGCTTCTGTTCAATGCGAAAGCAGGAAGCGTGCTCGGCGTCGAGCTCGGCGTGGAGTACGTCCGCATCGTCGTGACTGATTTGGCGGCGCAGGTACAGAACACGTACAATACGGTCCTGCCTGACGGAGCGGATGCGACCGACGTCATCGAAACGGTCGTCACGTCGATTCAGGAAGCGATGGCGCAGGTACCTTCGTCGAGGTGCGGCGTGATCGGCATCGGAATTGGCGTGCCAGGTCTCGTCGACTTTCGCCGAGGCATCGTCCTCAAGGCACCGCACCTGAATTGGGATAATATCCCGCTCAAGGCGATGCTCGAAAGCCGTCTCGGCAAACCGGTGTTTGTGGACAACGAGGCGAACGCAGGTGCGCTTGGCGAGAAGTTGTATGGCGCAGGCGCAAACGTGGCCGATCTCCTCTATGTAAGTGCGGGGACCGGTATCGGTACGGGGGTCGTGATCGACAATGACCTCCTTCGTGGCGCGGATGGTATCGCGGGTGAATTTGGCCACATGAGTATCGATACCAATGGTGCACAATGTCCGTGCGGCAATCAAGGTTGTTGGGAGATGTATGCGTCCGAGCGAGCGGTCGTCTCGACATTCGAAAAGCTCGCCGGAAACTCGTCTCGCTTCGAGGACATCCTCAGTCGGTTGGCGGAGTCTGATCCAGCGGCGTTGCAGGCGTTTCAGTCGGTTGGTCAGTACCTCGGGGTCGGCATCTCCAATCTCATCAATGGATTGAATCCCTCCATGATCATCGTCGGCAACCGTTTGGCGCAGGGTGGTAAAGTGGTCGTCGACGGCATTTCCCAGACCATCGCCAAGCGTTGCTTTATCGCGCCTCATTCCAAGGTGTCCGTTCAGGTCTCCGAACTCGGTCGAGACGCCTGCCCTATAGGGTCGGCTGCGCTGGTCCTGCACGATTTCTTCACGGGTCCGAAGGCGGACGTGTCGTAAAGGAGACGATTTCACCTTCGCGGTTTGAGGTATGCTTGGGCAACGGAGTCAGCCTCGCCGCAGTTGGCATCTTCAAGAAAGGGCCAGTACGCTCCCCGAGGGGAACGCGCTGGCCCTTTCTTGGCTTATTTCAAGCCTTGTTTGTGTAAGGCCATAGGCGAGATGCTGGCCGCCGTGTACGGACGCAAACGGATAGCGTATTGGAACGGGCTAGTTTTGAGCTCGTACTTCGGGAGGACGTCTGGGCCGCAGGTTGCACTACCAAGTCCATGTTGTGCATGGTCTAGATGCAACACCAGGTCGTCGCGTCGGGTCAGCTCATATGGATGCTTTGCCCGCTCGAAGTCCTCTGGCAAGTACGGGTGAACGCTGAAGTTAAAATCCGGAAGACCACCGGCAAAGAGCCCGACGCCGCGCAGGTTGGTCAGAGACAGCCAGCGCACATCTGTCCGATTGCCGTTTTCTTGAGGATGCACGTAGTGCGTGGTTAAGCCATCGACCAGGTGGTCCCACACGCCGAACCGCCCTGCCTGTTTCGAGTCCACGTAGGACTCGCCGGGCCCACGGCCGTACCAACTGACATGCTCCATGTGTTTGGGAAGCGTCATCTGCAACCCAATTCGCGGGAGCGTGCTGGGATGGTTTCCTTGGGGGATGCCCTTTGTATCGACGATCACGTCGCCGGATCCATACACGGTGTAAGTGTACGTCACGTCGATGCCCCAAGCCCAGACAGGCGGGGCGAGCCGCGCATGGACCACAATGCGAGCGACTGTATCGGACGCCTCCCAAGTGATCGAGGACAGTCGGCTGGTCATCAGGTGGACGCCGAACTTGCGCCAGTGCTCTACGGAAATGTGATCGTTGTCGACCGGGGCACGCCAAAAGTTGAGCTTGGGCCCGGACTCGATGATTGGTTCACCGAGATATGACCAGTTGTCGATGCGACCATGAACTTTATTTACTTTGAGTTCAAAATTGCGGCCTGCCACGACGAGATGTTTGTCCGTCTCGCGAAGGGCGAGTGGCATGACAGGGTGCACGCTGGGGGCGGACAGCTTGTGTGGAAGTTCAAATTGGGCCCATGCGACCTCGTGACCAGCCTGTGCATAACGCGCGTCACCGTCCAGGAGGAAGCGGAGGTTCAACCAGTAGTCCTGGCCAGGTTGAGGTGCGACTTGCACCGCGTCTGGAAGGTGGATCTCGGCGTGCTCACCGGGTTCAAGCTTTGGCAATGCGCAAGTGCCCGATTGAATGACTTGGTCCAGAGATGTTGTGGACCAGGCGAGCTGCAGGTGGTCAAGCGACAAGAAATCGTAGCGATTGGTGATGCGAAGGGTCCCCTCGGTTAAATTGACGGCTTCCACGTGCACCGGTTCGGCGATTTTCTTAAACTCGACGAGTCCAGGGCTCGGCGTCCGATCCGGGAACACGAGCCCGTCGATGACAAAGTTTCCATCGTGTGGACGCTCGCCAAAATCCCCGCCGTACGCAAAGAATTTCGTGCCGTCAGGGAGCTTCTGAGCGATGCCGTGATCGATCCATTCCCACACAAAACCTCCTTGGAGGCGTTCGTACTGATAGAACAGCTCAAAGTACTCCTGCAATCCCCCCGGTCCGTTGCCCATCGCGTGCGCGAACTCACACAGGATGTGAGGTGCTGGCAGCTGGCTCATCTTCCCGAGCTCGGCCAATTCCTCGACTGAGGTGTACATCGTGCTGTAGATGTCGGCGACGAGCGGTTCGCGAAGGGCATCGTGCGTCATCATGTGCCGCGTCTCGCCTTCATAGTGGATGATGCGGGACGGGTCGAACGCGCGAGCCCAGTCGGCCATTGCCTTGTGATTGCGCCCCAGTCCCGACTCGTTGCCGAGTGACCACATGATGATGCTCGGGTGGTTCTTGTCTCGCTGAACCATTCGCTCCATCCGGTCGAGGCAAGCAGCTTCCCAAGCTGGATCATCGGTCAGTTGCGTCCAATTGCCAATCGTCTCGAAGCCATGCGTCTCCAGGTCGGCTTCATCGATCACGTAGAAGCCATATTCGTCGCACAGGCTGTAAAAGCGCGGATCGCTAGGGTAATGCGATGTCCGTATCGCGTTGATATTGTGCTGTTTCATGAGGATGAGGTCCTGCTTCATCGTCTCGATCGGAACGCTGCGCCCGAGATCCGGATGAAATTCGTGGCGGTTGACTCCCTTGAGCAGGATTGGGACGCCATTCACCAACAATCGACCGTCGGCGATTTCCACCGTGCGAAAGCCGACTTGAATCGGCACCAGTTCAACGACGTCTCCATCGGGGCCGACGAGTGAGATCAATGCGTGATACAGGTAGGGGGATTCGGCTGACCACTTGTGTGGATTCGCCACCGGAGCGTCCAGCGTAAAATGGTTCCACCCCGGGTTGAGCGTCACGTCTGACTGCGTGATCTCCTCAATCGACATGTACTCGGCGTCCAGCAGTTTAACGCCGACTTCATAACCGCCGTGCTTCACGTCGAGCAGATTTTCGATGGTTATGCTCGCCTTGAAGGTTGCATCGGTATATGTCTTGTCTAGGGCAGCCTCAATCCACACGTCTTGCACGTGAACATGATTGGAGACGATGAGGTAGACGTCTCTGAAGATACCGCTGAGCCACCACATGTCTTGGTCCTCTAGGTAACTTCCTGCGGACCACTGGACGACCCGTACAGCGAGGATGTTTTCGCCGTCGTGCAAGTACTCCGTGATGTCGAATTCGGAAGGCAGACGGCTGCCGGAGCTGAACCCGGCGTCGCGTCCGTTGACCCAGATCTGGAAAGCACTATCGACGCCTTCGAACCTCAAGCGCACCTGTTTGTCCTGCCAACTGTCGTCCACGAAGAAGGACCGTCTGTAACACCCAGTGGGGTTTTCAGTCGGAACGCGTGGCGGATCGACCGGGAACGGGTAGACCACATTCGTATAGTGCGGTGTCCCATATCCATGCAGTTGCCAACACGATGGAACTGAAATCGTGTCCCAGGTCGCTGTATCGTAGTCTGGTTCATAAAAGTGAGCAGGGGCATCGGCTAGCGTCTGGGAATAGTGGAAGTCCCAGTCGCCGCCCAGCGAATAGAATCCGATGGAATTTTCTCGTTGGTAGGAGAGAGCGGCCAGTTTATTGGGATAGGCATGGAAGTACGATCTTGCAGGTAAGCGGTTACTATGTAGCTTGGAAAAGTCTTCAATATCTTGAAGCACGATATTTCCTCCCGCCGTATATGGAGTGTACAGACGCGTGATAGTATATCAGTATATGAACACTTTAAAAATATGTCTATTCTGAATTTTACGTCAACCCATTCCACATGGCGCAGACAATCGCGCGAAAGCTCGAGTGAGTAGGCGCTCCTCTAAAGTCGATAGTTAGAGCGTGCTCATCACGATGCTCGCGATGACGATGGATGCGATAGTCACACTGGTAAAACCACCAACCAGCATCGGCGACAGAATCTCGTCAAACAGGAGTTGGCGTTCACGTTCGTCGCTGCTTTCGCTGCGGCTCACTTCCTCACAGATCAGGTAGTCTCCGGGGAAGCCAAACGTTGCTGTCAGTGCTACCGGAATGCCCTTCAGCGGATCCCATTTGAAGATCTTCGATCCGACATATCCCCCCAGCAGCAAGCCGATGATACCCAGCGCGATGATCAACAAAATCGAGGGAAGGTAGCCGACAAACATCTTCACCGTGACCGTGTTCATGCTTGGCAGGATCATCATGATGAGGCCAACCATTGCCAGGCCGAACGCGTTCGATCTCTCCAACATCCTCGGCTGGTAAAACCCAACTTTTGCCCCGACCAATCCGATGACTAGACACCAGAGGCTGTAGTTGATACCAGTGTACTGCCCGAGTACAGTGGCGAGTGCACCGCCGACAAACAGGATAAACAGGGAGGTGACATTGGTTTGATATTTTTGGGGAATGAGGGATTTGCCAACAGAGGCCCCTTCTAATTGGGACGGGCTCGGCAAGCTCGTCGGTCGCACCGACAACCCCAAGGCCGCCGCATGTCTCGTCTTGCCAGTGGCGAGATCACCGCTGCGGAGTGTCGATTGTACGTACTTTTTCGCATAGCGTCTCAGCAGATTTGCGGATAGCGGCATCCCTACGAGGCTGTGGAACGCGAGTACGAGGGCAGGGAGTGCGATCAAACTGGAAAGACCTAGTTGCTGCAACTTGGTCGATGTGACGAGAAAGGCGATGGTTCCACCTACGGCCGGCCCGACACCTGCTGCAGCCGTCTTGTAACCTAGTATCAGGCTGACGACGACGAGAATGAGCGAGGCAGCGATGACCAACCCGATGAGGTTAATGCAGACGGCCCGCCACTGGCGCCGAATCACTTTGAGCGGGATGAGCGTGCCCATGTGCACGATCAGTGGACAGACCATCAGTGATCCGACGGTTGGCAGCGTCGAGTTCTCGAGCAGGCTCTTTGGGAAGACACCAAGCCACAAGAGGAGCAAATAACCGATGAGCGCCACCAACAACATGGGGACTCTCGCTCTCGTGACAATCGAGATAATTTCACTAAATGCTAAGAGGGCGAGGGCGATGACGGAAGATACGACCGGAGCACTGAGCACCTACAATGACCTCCCCGAATCATGGTTTGAACAGATGCCAAGTAAAAAGTGATAGAAACCTCGCGCCAGTAAGGGCTTGTGCCATGTCTATGACAGGTTGGCTCACTGTATGCGCCAACCAATATTCGCCTACTAGGTATCGTGGAAAATTAGTTGTCATAGGATTTCTCTAGGTAAGGTAGATTGTGAGTACTTTGTGTCACAGTTTCTGCATGCCTGTGAAGTGAATGTGAACGTTGGAGGCGAGTAGTTGGTGACAACTTTATTGATCAAGAATGCGACGCTCATCGATGGCACGGGGGGCGACGCTCAGGAGGGCGTCGCAATTGTCGTGCGGGGCGAGCGGATCGAACAAATCGCACGGACGGACCAGGTGACTGCCTTCGCGGACGACGCGACGGTGATCGACGCGAAGGGCAAGTACGTCCTGCCAGGACTGATTGATACCCATGTGCACATGATGATGGAGATCTCCAATCTAGCAAAGCGTTTGAACGATCCGTTTTCCCTTCGTTTCTACCAGGCGTCTGCGTACATGCGCCGCACCATCGATGCTGGAATCACCAGCGTTCGCGACGCGGGAGGTGCGGATCTCGGCGTCAAAACTGCCGTCGAACAGGGCCTGACTGTCGGTCCGCGGATGCAGATCAGCATCACCCCGCTCACGATCACTGGCGGCCACGGGGACTCCTGGACGCTGTCGGGCATCGACTTGAACCTCGGCAGTTATCCGGGGAATCCAGATGGTATCTGCGATGGTGTGGAAGCGGTCCGCAAGAAAGTTCGCGAGGTCCTTCGCGCGGGGGCAGACATCATCAAGGTTCACGCTACGGGAGGCGTTCTCAGTCCAACGGATCATCCGGAGTTCACGCAATTTTCACTCGCCGAACTGAGCGTGATGGTGGAAGAGGCGAAGTTCCGCAAGGGCGTCAAGGTGATGGCTCATGCACAGGGAGCAGAAGGGGTGAAGAATGCCATTCGGGCCGGCATTCACTCCATCGAGCACGGAATCTTTCTCGACGACGAAGCCATCGAGTTGATGCTTGAACATGGTACCTACCTCGTCCCCACGCTTCTCGCCCCCGTGGCTGTCCTCGAAGCGGCAGAGAGCAGTGACGCGATGCCTGAGTACGGCGTGCGAAAGTGTCGCGAGGTGGTCGAGTTCCACAAAGAGAGCATCGCCAAGGCCTACGAGGCAGGCGTCCGCATTGCGATGGGCACCGACGCCGGCGTCATGGCGCACGGGACGAACCTGCGTGAACTCGGCCTGATGTGCGAAATAGGGATGTCGCCGATGGAGGCCATCGTCGCGACGACGAAGACGGCTGCGGCATGCCTTGGGTGGGGTGACGAGCTGGGGACCGTAGAACCCGGGAAACTCGCGGACATCGTGATCGCAAATACCAACCCACTTAGGGATATCCGATCCCTCGAAAGCCAAGACAACATTCTCACCGTCATTCAAGGCGGCGAAATCCTTAAGGATATCCGCTAAACGTTCTCATCTCACTCACAGGAGGGACGCGTATGACCACTACCATCACCCAGCATGCTATCTCGCGACTGGTCGACGAAGTGACGGCGGATGTGATCGCCTGGCGCAGACACCTGCACAGACACCCAGAGCTGTCATTCCAGGAGACGAATACATCGCAGTACGTGTATGACACACTCGCATCTTTCGGTGGCCTCGAGATCTCGAGGCCGACCAAGACGAGCGTCGTCGCACGCCTGGTCGGGCACAAGCCCGGTAAAACGCTTGCGATTCGTGCAGATATGGACGCATTGCCAATTACGGAAGAGACTTCGTTCGAATTCGCCTCTGAGAATCCTGGTGTCATGCACGCCTGTGGGCACGACGGGCACACGGCGATGTTGCTCGGAGCCGCTAAGGTACTTGTCGGGCTAAAAGAGCATATCGAGGGGGAGGTCAGGTTCCTCTTTCAGCACGCCGAGGAATTGTTTCCTGGCGGAGCCAAGCAGATGGTGGAGGCGGGCGTCATGGAAGATGTCGATCTGGTGATCGGCATCCATCTGCGCTCAACCGACGAACCTGGTCGGATTGGCGTCAAGGCGGGCCCGGTGAATGCCGCTCCCGACACCTTTCGGGCGACTATCATCGGCAGTGGAGGCCATGCGGCATATCCCCATACCACCGTCGACAGCGTAGCAATTGCAGCCCAGGCCATCACCAATTTGCAGCACGTCGTCGCGCGCAATACAAACCCGTTCGATCCGCTCGTGCTCTCGATCACGCAGATATTCGGCGGCACTGCGGACAACGTCATTCCTGGATCTTGCGAATTTCGTGGGACGGTTCGCAGTTACAATCCGGCCCTTCGCCAGTCCACGCCTGAACTCATGGAGCGAGTGATTCGGGGTGTCACTGAGGCTCATGGGGCGTCCTACGAGTTCGAGTACGTAAAAGGGTATGCACCGGTGATCAACGACGAGCGCGTGACACAGGTGGTTCGAGAGGCGTTGACGGAGGTGTTTGGCGAAGAAGTGGTCGTCGACGGTACACCGACGATGGGTGGCGA
This window encodes:
- a CDS encoding ROK family transcriptional regulator — its product is MTRTADPAYMKEINKSIVINKIRFHSPISRTQISVDTGLNKATVSALIDELMQEGLVLEIGQGQSRVGRRPIMLLFNAKAGSVLGVELGVEYVRIVVTDLAAQVQNTYNTVLPDGADATDVIETVVTSIQEAMAQVPSSRCGVIGIGIGVPGLVDFRRGIVLKAPHLNWDNIPLKAMLESRLGKPVFVDNEANAGALGEKLYGAGANVADLLYVSAGTGIGTGVVIDNDLLRGADGIAGEFGHMSIDTNGAQCPCGNQGCWEMYASERAVVSTFEKLAGNSSRFEDILSRLAESDPAALQAFQSVGQYLGVGISNLINGLNPSMIIVGNRLAQGGKVVVDGISQTIAKRCFIAPHSKVSVQVSELGRDACPIGSAALVLHDFFTGPKADVS
- a CDS encoding glycoside hydrolase family 2 TIM barrel-domain containing protein, coding for MLQDIEDFSKLHSNRLPARSYFHAYPNKLAALSYQRENSIGFYSLGGDWDFHYSQTLADAPAHFYEPDYDTATWDTISVPSCWQLHGYGTPHYTNVVYPFPVDPPRVPTENPTGCYRRSFFVDDSWQDKQVRLRFEGVDSAFQIWVNGRDAGFSSGSRLPSEFDITEYLHDGENILAVRVVQWSAGSYLEDQDMWWLSGIFRDVYLIVSNHVHVQDVWIEAALDKTYTDATFKASITIENLLDVKHGGYEVGVKLLDAEYMSIEEITQSDVTLNPGWNHFTLDAPVANPHKWSAESPYLYHALISLVGPDGDVVELVPIQVGFRTVEIADGRLLVNGVPILLKGVNRHEFHPDLGRSVPIETMKQDLILMKQHNINAIRTSHYPSDPRFYSLCDEYGFYVIDEADLETHGFETIGNWTQLTDDPAWEAACLDRMERMVQRDKNHPSIIMWSLGNESGLGRNHKAMADWARAFDPSRIIHYEGETRHMMTHDALREPLVADIYSTMYTSVEELAELGKMSQLPAPHILCEFAHAMGNGPGGLQEYFELFYQYERLQGGFVWEWIDHGIAQKLPDGTKFFAYGGDFGERPHDGNFVIDGLVFPDRTPSPGLVEFKKIAEPVHVEAVNLTEGTLRITNRYDFLSLDHLQLAWSTTSLDQVIQSGTCALPKLEPGEHAEIHLPDAVQVAPQPGQDYWLNLRFLLDGDARYAQAGHEVAWAQFELPHKLSAPSVHPVMPLALRETDKHLVVAGRNFELKVNKVHGRIDNWSYLGEPIIESGPKLNFWRAPVDNDHISVEHWRKFGVHLMTSRLSSITWEASDTVARIVVHARLAPPVWAWGIDVTYTYTVYGSGDVIVDTKGIPQGNHPSTLPRIGLQMTLPKHMEHVSWYGRGPGESYVDSKQAGRFGVWDHLVDGLTTHYVHPQENGNRTDVRWLSLTNLRGVGLFAGGLPDFNFSVHPYLPEDFERAKHPYELTRRDDLVLHLDHAQHGLGSATCGPDVLPKYELKTSPFQYAIRLRPYTAASISPMALHKQGLK
- a CDS encoding amidohydrolase family protein, with the translated sequence MTTLLIKNATLIDGTGGDAQEGVAIVVRGERIEQIARTDQVTAFADDATVIDAKGKYVLPGLIDTHVHMMMEISNLAKRLNDPFSLRFYQASAYMRRTIDAGITSVRDAGGADLGVKTAVEQGLTVGPRMQISITPLTITGGHGDSWTLSGIDLNLGSYPGNPDGICDGVEAVRKKVREVLRAGADIIKVHATGGVLSPTDHPEFTQFSLAELSVMVEEAKFRKGVKVMAHAQGAEGVKNAIRAGIHSIEHGIFLDDEAIELMLEHGTYLVPTLLAPVAVLEAAESSDAMPEYGVRKCREVVEFHKESIAKAYEAGVRIAMGTDAGVMAHGTNLRELGLMCEIGMSPMEAIVATTKTAAACLGWGDELGTVEPGKLADIVIANTNPLRDIRSLESQDNILTVIQGGEILKDIR
- a CDS encoding amidohydrolase, with the protein product MTQHAISRLVDEVTADVIAWRRHLHRHPELSFQETNTSQYVYDTLASFGGLEISRPTKTSVVARLVGHKPGKTLAIRADMDALPITEETSFEFASENPGVMHACGHDGHTAMLLGAAKVLVGLKEHIEGEVRFLFQHAEELFPGGAKQMVEAGVMEDVDLVIGIHLRSTDEPGRIGVKAGPVNAAPDTFRATIIGSGGHAAYPHTTVDSVAIAAQAITNLQHVVARNTNPFDPLVLSITQIFGGTADNVIPGSCEFRGTVRSYNPALRQSTPELMERVIRGVTEAHGASYEFEYVKGYAPVINDERVTQVVREALTEVFGEEVVVDGTPTMGGEDFSAFQTEAPGTFFTVGAGYGPADTWYPHHHPKFAIDEAALPVGVQSFVHLAFKLLS